From the genome of Altererythrobacter sp. BO-6:
CCGGCAAATTGAATGGCATTGACGCCAAGGCTTGGCAGGTATTCTCGCTTAGGCACCAATCCTGACGCGAGAAGCGCGTAATCCCGATCCAGATCGAAGCAAATAATTGCGCGGTTTTCCTGCATTCCCGCCGCCAAGCGCAGCGGCTTCGCTCCATTACGGAAGCAGTCTGGCGTGCAGAGAGCGGTGCTGCGCGGCAGGACGATGCCATGTCCAGCAAACCGACCTTGCACTTTGTCGATCCATCGAGCCGGGCGCGCGCCGAGTTCGCCCGCCTCTGTTTCGCCTTGGGCCATCACACGGAAGTGTATGGCGACGTTTCCGAACTTACAGCGCACTGCCCGCGCGACGGAATAATCGTGCTGAATGATTTGGGCACTGAGCAGACCATTTCGGTGGTATTCGATCAATTGAGCAAATCGAACATCCTCCTGCCAGTTTTGGCAGTGGCACAGGAACCTTCGGCCAGTCGCATTGTCGCGGCGGTCAAGGCAGGCGTACTTGATTACCTTTCGCTGCCACTTGATCCGGCTGGCCTTGCCGCTTCGATCGACCGGATCGCTGCGGAAGCGGAGAGCTATGTGGCCGCCCGCAAACGAATGTTGGACGCGCGCGCAAAGATCGAATGCCTTTCGGGCCGTGAGCGTGAAGTGCTCGATTGGCTGACGCGCGGCAGCAGCAACAAGGCGATAGCGCGTGAGCTCGACATCAGCCCGCGCACGGTCGAAATCCACCGTGCCAACATGATGGCAAAGCTAGGGGCAAGCCATGCAGCAGATGCGGTCCGGCTGAAGCTGGAGGCGCGGCTTTAGCCTTTATGCCTCAGCGGCAGAAACCTCCGCCGCCAAGCTCCACATGCAAGTGGTCGCGGTGCGCCGCGTTGTATTCCGGGCCCAGCACCGTACCGAAGCGCTTGCAGGCGCTTTGATGCACAACGCGCAGGAACTCGCGTTCCTTGCTGCTTCCGCCTGACCAATCGTCCAGCACGCTGATCCTGCGACCGTCCGCAAGCACGAAGGCTGCCACATCGATCGCTTCGGCGCTGGCATGGGCCGAGCGGCGGCTGGTCCCGGCAACATTGCGGCAGGAATAGCTGCCCATGGTCTCGATCCGGGCCAGCGGGCTGCCGAGGATCTGCCGCGCTGCGCGGTCGACGCCGAAGCGCGCCCAGCCGGCGAAAATCTGCGCCGTGGGGCAAGCGAGTGGGCCAATATTGGTCACGCCCAGCTGGGCTTCGTCGCTGCGCACGGCGGACAATTGCACCGCGCCGCTGAAAGCGCAGCCGGGGCCGTCGATCCGGTCAGGCAGCGGCGAGAAACGGCTGCCAGTTTCGTTCAGTCCGGCAAGGCACATTTGCGCTTGCTGGCTCATCGCGACCGGGCGCGGGGCCGATTGCGGCGTGTGCGATGCGCGTTCGGGCACTGCGCCGCAAGCGCCGAGGGCAGCAGAAAGCAGGATAAGGGTCGGCGCACGTGGGAACATGGCCGCAAGTCTGCAAAACTATGGTTAACCAAGCGTAAACGCCGCGGTGCAACCGTGGGCTTCAACGCATCATTCCGGCAGTTCGTCGGCCACCTGCTCCCACAGCTCGATTTTCACCCCGTCGGGGTCGAGCAGCCAGGCAAACTTGCCATAGCTTTCGTCGACACTGTCGAGCACTTTCACCCCGCGCTTCTTGATGAGTTTCACGAAGCCGTCGAGATCGTCCACGCGCAGGTTGATCATGAAGCCGCCCTTGCCGGGCTTCACATAGGTATCGTCCTTGAAATGGCTGATCAGCGAATAGGGGTTGGCCTTGGGCTCCTCCGCCCAGGCAAGCTGCGGGCCATAGGGGCCGTCAATGCCGAGCTTCTCGCGATACCATGCGCGCGTCGCTTCGGGGTCTTTCACGACATAAAACACGCCGCCCAATCCGGTCACTCTGGCCATATTGCCCTCCCGCATAGCCTGCCCGATGGAACACATGGAACACAGTCCAAGCGAAGAAAAGCGCCCTTGCGCGAAGGTGTTGCAGGCGCGGAGCTTTGGCAGGGACCGAGGCGTTCCATGCGCGCATTCTAGCGCGAATGCGGACAAGTAGGAAATCGCGGCGTCAGTAGCCCTGCGCCTGTCCGTCTTTGCGCATTTCGGTGGCGCCGGTCAGAACGCCGGTTTCCGGATCGCGCGCGATCGCCTGATAACCGCCGAACATGATGCCGTTGCTGACCACTTCGACCTTGTGGCCCATGGCTTTCAACGCATCGACTGTTTCGGCGGGGATGCCCGGTTCGACGAACAGCGTGCCGAGCGGGTCCTTTGCGGGGCCGCTGGCGGGCTCGGTCGGCTCGCGTCCGCCCTCGTGGTTGATGCGCGCGGCATCGCCCGCTTCCTGCAGGTTCATGCCGTAATCGACGAGGTTGATCAGCACCTGGACATGGCCTTGCGGCTGCATTCCGCCGCCCATCAGCCCCAGCGTCATATAGGGTTTGCCGTCCTTCTTCACGAAGGCCGGAATGATGGTCTGGAACGGGCGCTTACCCGGCGCGTAGGCATTGGCATGCGCCGGATCCAGGCTGTAAAGCTCGCCGCGGTCCTGGAACATGAAGCCAAGGCCGTCGGGCGTCAGCCCGCTGCCCATGCCGCGATAGTTCGACTGGATCAGGCTGACCATCAGCCCCTCGCCATCGACCACGGTCATATAGGTCGTATCGCCTGGCCCCTCGAGCTTGGGCTCGGGCAAGGGGTCGCCTGGCGCGAATCCCGGGGTGGCACGAGCGGGATCGATCAGCTGGAAGCGAGCATAGCCGTAAGCATCGGAGAGCAATTCCTGCGGGAAGGGCGCGAAATCAGGATCGGCATAGAATTTTGCCACATCGGCATAGGCCAATCGCTTGGCTTCGGTGATATAGTGGATCACTTCGGCGCTGCCGCGCTCCCACTGTGAAAGATCGACGTACTTGAGAATGTTGACCATCTGCAGCGCGGCGAAGCCCTGCGAATTGGGCGGCAGTTCGCACAGCTCATAGCCCTTGCGATAGTGGACGCAGGCCGGTTCCACCCATTCGCTGCGATGCGCGGCGAAATCCTCCAGCGTGAAGGCGCTGCCCTGGCGCTGGAGATAGTCGACCATCACCTGCGCGCTTTGGCCCTTGTAGAATTCGTCGCGCCCATTCTGCGCGATCCGCTGCAGCGTGTCAGCAAGATCGGGGTTCTTGAATATCTCGCCAGCCTTGGGCGCGCCATTGGCGAACCATGTGGCGCGGGCATTGGTAAAATCGAACTGGTCAGAGCGGCGCTCGAACGAACGCAATGCCCGATCGAAGTACATGCCGATCACCGGTGCGACCGGATGCCCTTCTCGGGCGTATTGGATCGTCGGTGCCAGAACATCGGCTATCGGCAATTGGCCAAAGCGGTTGTGCAGTTCGAACCAGCCATCGACCGTGCCGGGGATGGTGACGGACAGGTGGCCAAGCGCTGGCAGGCTGTCTGCGTCGCCGAGCTTCTCCTTTAGCTGTTCGAGCGTCTGGCCCCTGGGCGAGCGGCCCGAACCGTTGAGACCATAGAGCTTGTCCGTCGCAGGATCGTAGACGATCACGAAGATGTCGCCGCCAATGCCATTGCCGGTCGGCTCCATCAGGCCCAGCGCGGCGTTGGCCGCGATCGCCGCGTCAACCGCGTTGCCGCCGCTTTTCAGGATGTCGAGCGCAACCTGTGTTGCCAGCGGATGCGCGGTCGCCGCCATGCCGTGTTGCGCGTGGACCGGACTGCGCGACCATGGCGCGCCGACCGGGCGCCCGCCGGCGCCGATCTGCTCATCCACTGGCCTGGTAACGGGCGCCTCAGCGGCGAGCGGCGCCGCGATGGCCAGCGATGCGGCGGTTGCAAGGGCAATCTTGAGGGTTTTCATATCTGGCGCTCCAGTCCTTTTGCCGATCAACCCTGCGCAGGCGCCGCAGTTCCTTCCAGCCTGCTGACGATGATGATCGCCAGCCACGCGGCGACGAAGCCGGGTATGATCTCGTACACACCCGGTCCGCCCAGGAAGCTGCCGTTCCAGCCAAGATAGATCCATCCCATAACGACCACGGCCCCAGTCACCAGCCCGGCCAGCGCGCCATTTGCGGTCATCCTGTCCCAGGTCAGCGCGAGGACGATCAGCGGCCCGAACGCTGCGCCGAAACCGGCCCAGGCGTTGGAGACGAGTCCCAGCACCTCGCTTTCGGGATCGGCGGCAGTGGCAATTGCTGCGAGCGCGACCAGCGCCACGCAGATCCGGCCCACATTCACCGCCTCGCGTTCGCTGGCCTGCTTGCGCAGGAACAGGCGGTAGAAATCCTCGGTCAGCGAGCTTGAGGAGACCAACAGCTGCGAGCTGATTGTGCTCATGATTGCCGCCAGCAGCGCGGCGAACAGGAAGCCTGTTATCAGCGGGTGGAACAACAGGTCCGACAGGACGATGAAAATCGTTTCCGGATCGTCCAGCACCATCCCGTTGCGCTGCGCATAGGCGCGGCCCGCAATCCCGACGCCGATTGCGCCGATCAGCGAGACCGCCATCCATGCTAGGCCGATGTTGCGCGCGGTTGGCATGTCTTCGACGCTGCGCACCGCCATGAAGCGCACGATGATATGCGGCTGGCCGAAATAACCCAGGCCCCAGGTCACCGCGCTGAGAAAGCCGATGAAGGTCAGGCCGTGGGTCAGGCTGAGGAAGCCTTCCTGCGGGATCGCCGCAATCGATCCGCCGCCACTGCCGCCTTCACCGAACATCACCACCAGCGGCATCAGCACCAGCGCCACCACCATGATGCAGCCCTGCACGAAATCGGTAAGGCTGACAGCCAGGAATCCGCCGACCATGGTATAGGCCAGCACCACGCCTGCTGTAATCCAGATGCCGAGCATGTAATCGCTCATCCCGGCATTGGGCAGCAATCCGGCAAAGGCGGTTTCGAACAGCTTGCCCCCGCCAACAAGGCCGGCGGCGGTGTAAACGGTGAAGAAGGCAACGATGATGATGGCGGAGACCACCCGTAGCGCAACCGCCCGCCTGGGAAATCGGTTGGCGAGGAATTCGGGGATGGTCAGCGCATTGCCGAGCGCCTCGGTCTGGGCACGCAGGCGCGGGGCCACGACGACCCAGTTGACGGCCGCACCCACGAATAGCCCGATCCCGATCCATGCCTCCACCAGTCCGCTGGCATAGAGCGCGCCGGGCAGGCCGAGCAGCAGCCAGCCCGACATGTCCGAGGCGCCCGCGCTGAGCGCGGCAACCGCCGGCGGCAAGTTGCGCCCGGCAAGCAGGTAGCCTTCGGATGTGTCGGTCGATCGCTTCCAGGCAAACAGCCCGATGCCGAGCATGAGGATGAAATAGAGCGCGAGGGTGACGAGTGTGCCGCTGTGCATGTGCCAGCGGGTATCAGGCCGCGCGCGCGATGGCTACCGCCTCGCTTACGCCGCGTCCTTCTGTCGCTTCGCCTTCTTGCGCTCGTGCGGGCACAGCAGGGTCTTGCGCAGGCGGATCGACTTCGGCGTCACTTCGACCATCTCGTCATCGTCGATATAGGCGATCGCCTGTTCCAGGCTCATCCGCCGCGGCGGGGTGAGGCGGATCGCATCATCCTTGCCGCTTGAGCGGATGTTGGTGAGCTGCTTCGACTTGAGCGGGTTCACTTCAAGGTCGTCCGGCTTGGCGTTCTCGCCGATCACCATGCCTTCATACACGCGCGCCTGCGGAGCAATGAACAGCTCGCCGCGCTCTTCCAGCGAATTGAGGGCATAGGCCACCGCCTCGCCGTCCCCATTGGAAATAAGCACGCCGTTGATGCGGCCTTCGATCGGGCCCTTGTAGGGGCCGTATTTCTCGAACAGGCGGTTCATGATGCCGGTGCCGCGCGTATCGGACAGGAATTCGCCGTGATAGCCGATCAGCCCGCGTGACGGGGCGGAGAAGGTGATGCGGGTCTTGCCCACGCCTGAGGGGCGCATTTCGGTGAGGTCCGCCTTGCGGCGCTGCATCTTCTCGACGACTGTGCCCGAGTGCTCGTCATCGACGTCGATCACCACGGTTTCATAGGGCTCCATGCGCTGGCCGTTCTCTTCGCGGAACAGCACCTTGGGGCGCGAGATGCCAAGCTCGAAGCCTTCGCGGCGCATGGTTTCGATCAGCACGCCCAGCTGCAGTTCGCCGCGGCCGGCAACTTCGAAGCTGTCCTTGTCGGCGCTTTCAGTGACGCGGATCGCGACATTGGTTTCCGCTTCGCGCAGCAAGCGGTCGCGGATCATGCGGCTCGTAACCTTGTCGCCCTCGCGCCCGGCGAGCGGGCTGTCGTTGACGGCAAAGCGCATCGCCAGCGTCGGCGGATCGATCGGCTGCGCGGCGATCGGCTCTTTCACCGAAGGATCGGCGATGGTGTTGGCAACGGTCGCCTTTTCGAGGCCGGCAAGGGCGATGATGTCACCCGCCTGCGCTTCGTCCACCGGAACCCGTTCCAGCCCGCGGAAGCTCAGCAGCTTGGTCGCCCGGCCAACTTCGACCACCTTGCCGTCCATGTCGATGGCATGGATCGGATCGTTGACCTTGAGCTTGCCCGACTGGACCCGGCCGGTCAGCACGCGGCCCATGAAGTTGTCACGATCAAGCAGCGTCGCCAGGAAGCTGAACGGGCCATTTTCGTCCAGCTGCGGCGCGGACACATGTTCCACGATCTTGTCGAACAGCGGGGCGAGGGACCCTGAGCGCGCCTCCTGGTCCTCGCTGGCATAGCCATCGCGGCCGGAAGCATAGAGCACGGGGAAGTCGAGCTGCTCGTCATTGGCGTCGAGGCTGACGAACAGGTCGAACACTTCGTCGAGCACTTCCTGCGGGCGGCCATCGGGACGGTCGATCTTGTTAACGATCACGATCGGGCGCAGGCCCAGCGCCAGCGCCTTGCCGGTGACGAACTTGGTCTGCGGCATCGCGCCTTCGGCCGCGTCGACCAGCAGGATAACCCCGTCGACCATGCTAAGGATGCGCTCCACTTCGGCGCCGAAGTCGGCGTGGCCCGGCGTGTCGACGATATTGATGCGGATATTCTGGCCCGCGTGTTCCCATTCCACGCTGGTGCATTTGGCCAGGATGGTGATCCCGCGTTCCTTTTCCAGGTCGCCCGAATCCATCGCACGCTCTTCAATCCGCTGGTTTTCGCGGAATGTACCGGACTGGCGGAACAGCTGGTCGACCAGCGTGGTCTTGCCGTGGTCAACGTGGGCGATGATCGCGATATTGCGAAGCGGACGGGCCATAGGAAACTTCCGAGAATAAAGGGGGGCGGCATGTTGCGCCGCACAATTGGCCGCGCCCCTAGCCGAAGCGCGCCGACATCACAAGCGCGAGACGCAAGCGGACGTAACGGAAGGTGTGTCGCTGTGGCAACATGGGGATAACGCGATGTCCTATTACCTCGATGATTCTTGTACTGATTCCACCTCTACCCTAGAGTGATTGCGGGAGCCGGGGTTGGGAGCCCGTGGGGGTCGTTTCTCCACTCCGGTTGTTTGTGAGAGGAGATTTCATGCGTTCCATTTCGTCCGGCATTCGCGCCGGCTCGCCACGCGTCGCACTGTTTGCAGGTGCCGCGGCCATTGCCCTGTCCGTTCCCTCGGTCGCTTCGGCACAAGATGCCGACCAGGCCGAAGAAGAGGACTTCAACAGCAATGTGATCGTCGTTACCGCAACGAAGCGTGAGCAGACGCTGCAGGAAACCCCGATTTCGGTTTCAGTTACAACTGGCGAAACGCTGGAGCAGGCGCAAATCCGCGACGTGCTTGACTTGCAGACCGTCACCCCTTCGTTGCGCGTCAGCCAGCTGCAGAGCGCCTCTGCCTCCACTTTCATCATTCGCGGCTTTGGCAATGGTGACAACAACTTCGGGATCGAGCCTTCGGTGGGCGTGTTCATCGATGGCGTGTTCCGTTCGCGTTCTGCCGCAGCGCTGAGCGATCTGCCCAATGTTCAGCGCATCGAAGTGCTAAATGGCCCGCAGTCGACCCTGTTCGGCAAGAATGCCTCGGCCGGGGTTATCTCGGTCGTTACGCGGGAACCGCAATTCGAATTCGGCGGCAGTGCCGAACTCAGTTATGGCAATTACAATGCGATCGTCGTCAAGGGAGACGTTACTGGCCCACTGAGCGAAAACATCGCCTTCTCGCTCGACGGTAGCTATAACAAGCGTGACGGCTACGCGCATATCGTCAACCTCGACAAGGAACTGTCGAACCGCAACCGTTGGGCAACCCGCGGCCAATTGCTGTTTGAACCGACACCAGACCTGAAAATCCGTGCGATCGCCGATTATTCGAAGATCGATGAAGTGTGCTGCCAGGTCAGCACTCTGATTGCGGGACCGACTGCGGCGGCCATTGTTGGCGTCGGCGGCGCACTTACGACCGACTTTTTCAGTTATGAAACCTTCCTCAACCAGCAACCGTTCAACAAGGTCGACAACTATGGCGGCTCGTTACAGATTGACTGGCAAACCGGCCCGCTTTCAGTAACTTCGATCACGGCATACCGCGAGCTGAAGAATTTCCTCAATCAGGACGTCGACTTCACCAGCGCAGACATCGTGACTGAAACGCGAGACCAGAAGGTCGATACCTTCACGCAGGAATTGCGTATCAGTTCCGACTTTGACGGTCCGATCAACTTCCTGCTTGGTGGTTACTATTTCGACGAAAGCATTTCCCAGGACAGCTTCCTGACAACTGGAACTGCAGCGCGTAACTTCTTCACCCTGCTAGCCCGCGCTGCCACGCTTGACCCGACCTTCAGCTTCAACGCGGTCGAAGGCGGGCTGGGTTTGCCACAAAACAGCATTTTCTCTGCCGGGCCGCTCACTAGCGAAAACTATGCCATGGACAACCAGTCGTACTCGGTTTTCGGAACGGTCGATTTCGAGCCGGTTGATGGGTTGGTCCTGACTGCCGGATTCAACTACACCGATGACAGCAAGGATTTCGCGCTTGAAGGGCAAGCGTTCGATGAACTGGCCAATATCAATGCGATCGATGCTTTCATAACCTTGGCAACCAGCGGAGCGGTGACCAATGCAGCGCAGTTCAATGCGTTGCCTGCGGTCAATCAGACTGTGCTCAGAACCTTGGCCTTTACGCAGTGTTCGGCAAGCGCTCCACCGCCCGCCTGCAACCCTTTGCTTCCATTGGTTGGGCTTTCGCCGTTCCAGTTCCAGCCGCCGTTCCTGACCATCCCGAACGCGGTCGAGGATGGCAAGACCTCGGATGACAAGTTCACCTACCTGCTGCGTGCATCGTACCAGATTTCGAACGAAATCAATATCTACGCCAGCTACGCGACAGGTTTCAAGGCGAGCTCGGTCAATCTGTCGCGCGATTCGCGCCCCTCATTTGGTGACTATATTCCGGGGCCGAGCCGGTCCATTATTCTCGCCCCGCCGTCACCGATCACCAATGCCGGGATCGCAGTCACCAACCTTGGTACCGGGTCGCGCTTTGCCGGTCCGGAAGAAGCCGAAGTCTATGAATTCGGCATCAAGGGACAGTGGGACGGTTTGAGCGTCAACCTCGCGCTGTTCGATCAGACGATCAAGGGCTTCCAGAGCTTCCTGTTCACTGGCACGGGCTTCCAGCTCAACAATGCCGGTCAGCAGTCGGTCAAGGGTTTTGAAATCGATACGCGGATCCAGCCGACGGACGGCTTGGTACTGACCTTCGCGGCGACCCACCTTGATCCGATTTACGACAGCTTCACCGAAAGCCCGGTGGGTGACCTTTCAGGCAGGCGGCCGGGTGGCATTCCGGCGTGGTCCCTCGCTACTTCGGCGACTTACACGCATGAATTCGGCGCCAGCGGCACACGTCTGATCAGCCGTCTCGATTACAGCCACGAAAGCAACACCGATATCAACAACGGTTTGCCGACGTTCAATGCATCGCTCGGTAACACCAAGATCTTCCGCCGCGAGGTGAACCTGGTGAATGCCTCGATCACATTGGCACTTGAGAATGGCTTCGAAATCGGTGCCTGGGCCCGCAACCTGCTGGATGACCAGTATATCATCACGGTGTTTGACGGCGTTGCGCAGGCAGGCACAGTGTCCGGTTATCCGAGCGCACCG
Proteins encoded in this window:
- a CDS encoding LuxR C-terminal-related transcriptional regulator, which encodes MSSKPTLHFVDPSSRARAEFARLCFALGHHTEVYGDVSELTAHCPRDGIIVLNDLGTEQTISVVFDQLSKSNILLPVLAVAQEPSASRIVAAVKAGVLDYLSLPLDPAGLAASIDRIAAEAESYVAARKRMLDARAKIECLSGREREVLDWLTRGSSNKAIARELDISPRTVEIHRANMMAKLGASHAADAVRLKLEARL
- a CDS encoding extensin family protein, encoding MSQQAQMCLAGLNETGSRFSPLPDRIDGPGCAFSGAVQLSAVRSDEAQLGVTNIGPLACPTAQIFAGWARFGVDRAARQILGSPLARIETMGSYSCRNVAGTSRRSAHASAEAIDVAAFVLADGRRISVLDDWSGGSSKEREFLRVVHQSACKRFGTVLGPEYNAAHRDHLHVELGGGGFCR
- a CDS encoding VOC family protein codes for the protein MARVTGLGGVFYVVKDPEATRAWYREKLGIDGPYGPQLAWAEEPKANPYSLISHFKDDTYVKPGKGGFMINLRVDDLDGFVKLIKKRGVKVLDSVDESYGKFAWLLDPDGVKIELWEQVADELPE
- the ggt gene encoding gamma-glutamyltransferase, which codes for MKTLKIALATAASLAIAAPLAAEAPVTRPVDEQIGAGGRPVGAPWSRSPVHAQHGMAATAHPLATQVALDILKSGGNAVDAAIAANAALGLMEPTGNGIGGDIFVIVYDPATDKLYGLNGSGRSPRGQTLEQLKEKLGDADSLPALGHLSVTIPGTVDGWFELHNRFGQLPIADVLAPTIQYAREGHPVAPVIGMYFDRALRSFERRSDQFDFTNARATWFANGAPKAGEIFKNPDLADTLQRIAQNGRDEFYKGQSAQVMVDYLQRQGSAFTLEDFAAHRSEWVEPACVHYRKGYELCELPPNSQGFAALQMVNILKYVDLSQWERGSAEVIHYITEAKRLAYADVAKFYADPDFAPFPQELLSDAYGYARFQLIDPARATPGFAPGDPLPEPKLEGPGDTTYMTVVDGEGLMVSLIQSNYRGMGSGLTPDGLGFMFQDRGELYSLDPAHANAYAPGKRPFQTIIPAFVKKDGKPYMTLGLMGGGMQPQGHVQVLINLVDYGMNLQEAGDAARINHEGGREPTEPASGPAKDPLGTLFVEPGIPAETVDALKAMGHKVEVVSNGIMFGGYQAIARDPETGVLTGATEMRKDGQAQGY
- the putP gene encoding sodium/proline symporter PutP, which translates into the protein MHSGTLVTLALYFILMLGIGLFAWKRSTDTSEGYLLAGRNLPPAVAALSAGASDMSGWLLLGLPGALYASGLVEAWIGIGLFVGAAVNWVVVAPRLRAQTEALGNALTIPEFLANRFPRRAVALRVVSAIIIVAFFTVYTAAGLVGGGKLFETAFAGLLPNAGMSDYMLGIWITAGVVLAYTMVGGFLAVSLTDFVQGCIMVVALVLMPLVVMFGEGGSGGGSIAAIPQEGFLSLTHGLTFIGFLSAVTWGLGYFGQPHIIVRFMAVRSVEDMPTARNIGLAWMAVSLIGAIGVGIAGRAYAQRNGMVLDDPETIFIVLSDLLFHPLITGFLFAALLAAIMSTISSQLLVSSSSLTEDFYRLFLRKQASEREAVNVGRICVALVALAAIATAADPESEVLGLVSNAWAGFGAAFGPLIVLALTWDRMTANGALAGLVTGAVVVMGWIYLGWNGSFLGGPGVYEIIPGFVAAWLAIIIVSRLEGTAAPAQG
- the typA gene encoding translational GTPase TypA: MARPLRNIAIIAHVDHGKTTLVDQLFRQSGTFRENQRIEERAMDSGDLEKERGITILAKCTSVEWEHAGQNIRINIVDTPGHADFGAEVERILSMVDGVILLVDAAEGAMPQTKFVTGKALALGLRPIVIVNKIDRPDGRPQEVLDEVFDLFVSLDANDEQLDFPVLYASGRDGYASEDQEARSGSLAPLFDKIVEHVSAPQLDENGPFSFLATLLDRDNFMGRVLTGRVQSGKLKVNDPIHAIDMDGKVVEVGRATKLLSFRGLERVPVDEAQAGDIIALAGLEKATVANTIADPSVKEPIAAQPIDPPTLAMRFAVNDSPLAGREGDKVTSRMIRDRLLREAETNVAIRVTESADKDSFEVAGRGELQLGVLIETMRREGFELGISRPKVLFREENGQRMEPYETVVIDVDDEHSGTVVEKMQRRKADLTEMRPSGVGKTRITFSAPSRGLIGYHGEFLSDTRGTGIMNRLFEKYGPYKGPIEGRINGVLISNGDGEAVAYALNSLEERGELFIAPQARVYEGMVIGENAKPDDLEVNPLKSKQLTNIRSSGKDDAIRLTPPRRMSLEQAIAYIDDDEMVEVTPKSIRLRKTLLCPHERKKAKRQKDAA
- a CDS encoding TonB-dependent receptor, with amino-acid sequence MRSISSGIRAGSPRVALFAGAAAIALSVPSVASAQDADQAEEEDFNSNVIVVTATKREQTLQETPISVSVTTGETLEQAQIRDVLDLQTVTPSLRVSQLQSASASTFIIRGFGNGDNNFGIEPSVGVFIDGVFRSRSAAALSDLPNVQRIEVLNGPQSTLFGKNASAGVISVVTREPQFEFGGSAELSYGNYNAIVVKGDVTGPLSENIAFSLDGSYNKRDGYAHIVNLDKELSNRNRWATRGQLLFEPTPDLKIRAIADYSKIDEVCCQVSTLIAGPTAAAIVGVGGALTTDFFSYETFLNQQPFNKVDNYGGSLQIDWQTGPLSVTSITAYRELKNFLNQDVDFTSADIVTETRDQKVDTFTQELRISSDFDGPINFLLGGYYFDESISQDSFLTTGTAARNFFTLLARAATLDPTFSFNAVEGGLGLPQNSIFSAGPLTSENYAMDNQSYSVFGTVDFEPVDGLVLTAGFNYTDDSKDFALEGQAFDELANINAIDAFITLATSGAVTNAAQFNALPAVNQTVLRTLAFTQCSASAPPPACNPLLPLVGLSPFQFQPPFLTIPNAVEDGKTSDDKFTYLLRASYQISNEINIYASYATGFKASSVNLSRDSRPSFGDYIPGPSRSIILAPPSPITNAGIAVTNLGTGSRFAGPEEAEVYEFGIKGQWDGLSVNLALFDQTIKGFQSFLFTGTGFQLNNAGQQSVKGFEIDTRIQPTDGLVLTFAATHLDPIYDSFTESPVGDLSGRRPGGIPAWSLATSATYTHEFGASGTRLISRLDYSHESNTDINNGLPTFNASLGNTKIFRREVNLVNASITLALENGFEIGAWARNLLDDQYIITVFDGVAQAGTVSGYPSAPRTYGGVVRYKF